In a single window of the Synergistaceae bacterium genome:
- a CDS encoding aldehyde dehydrogenase, with product GNLIVHEDVYDDFVEVLVKEGAYIPTWEQAEAIKKVMWDETGHRLPDTVAISAQALAKAAGFEIPADRKFIAVPNNGQKEGFTIRTAEDIKRCIGKEHFFSTEKLTTLLTLFKYGGEFQTALDIMLEIFDKAGGKGHSCGLYSFDDDHVHRLGMCAPVSRCMIRQPNNRGNAGSATNGMPPTNSMGCGTWGGNIVSENITLKHYMNTTWVARPIMEDMPSLQALFGEFYVDGMDEE from the coding sequence ACGGCAACCTTATCGTTCACGAGGACGTGTATGATGACTTCGTCGAAGTCCTCGTGAAGGAAGGCGCGTACATCCCGACATGGGAGCAGGCAGAGGCCATCAAGAAGGTAATGTGGGACGAGACCGGCCACAGGCTTCCTGACACAGTCGCAATCAGCGCACAGGCACTTGCGAAGGCGGCAGGGTTCGAGATTCCTGCGGACAGAAAGTTCATCGCAGTACCCAACAACGGCCAGAAGGAAGGCTTCACCATCCGCACTGCTGAGGACATCAAGAGGTGCATCGGCAAGGAGCATTTCTTCAGCACCGAGAAGCTGACGACGCTCCTTACGCTGTTCAAGTACGGCGGAGAGTTCCAGACTGCGCTTGACATCATGCTGGAGATCTTCGACAAAGCGGGCGGCAAGGGACATTCCTGCGGACTGTACTCCTTCGACGACGACCATGTACATCGTCTGGGAATGTGCGCACCTGTTTCGCGCTGCATGATCCGCCAGCCCAACAATCGCGGCAACGCAGGAAGCGCGACCAACGGTATGCCTCCGACCAACTCGATGGGCTGCGGCACTTGGGGCGGCAACATCGTCAGCGAGAACATCACGCTGAAGCACTACATGAACACGACGTGGGTAGCGCGTCCTATCATGGAGGATATGCCTTCACTGCAGGCACTCTTCGGAGAGTTCTACGTTGACGGCATGGACGAGGAATAA
- the rpsD gene encoding 30S ribosomal protein S4, translated as MATRREPRFKLCRHLGVNVCGHPRALKRSEAKKNPAAAAARTGQKVSQYGLQLMEKQKIKAYYGIFERQFARYFEIAKKSPDTTGTALLRALECRLDNLVYRIGFARSIRQARQLVSHGHILVNGKKVDIPSYGVQVNDVISLKEKTRTNPLVESNFGGLVSFNVPYIEKDKATFSAKLVREPMREELPIEVNEILAVELYSK; from the coding sequence TTGGCAACAAGAAGAGAACCCCGCTTCAAATTATGCCGCCATCTGGGAGTTAATGTTTGCGGACATCCTAGGGCTCTGAAGCGTTCAGAGGCAAAGAAGAATCCCGCCGCAGCTGCAGCACGTACAGGGCAGAAAGTCTCACAGTACGGCCTTCAGCTCATGGAGAAGCAGAAGATCAAGGCTTATTACGGAATCTTTGAGCGTCAGTTTGCACGTTATTTCGAGATCGCAAAGAAGAGCCCCGACACCACAGGCACAGCTCTTCTCCGCGCGCTCGAGTGCAGGCTTGACAACCTCGTCTACAGAATCGGTTTCGCCCGCTCAATCCGTCAGGCACGCCAGCTCGTATCGCACGGGCACATCCTCGTCAACGGCAAGAAGGTGGACATACCCTCCTACGGCGTACAGGTCAATGACGTTATCAGTCTCAAGGAGAAGACCCGCACGAACCCGCTCGTAGAATCGAACTTCGGCGGACTGGTGAGCTTCAACGTGCCCTACATCGAGAAGGACAAGGCAACGTTCAGCGCAAAGCTCGTACGCGAACCCATGCGTGAAGAATTACCCATCGAGGTGAACGAGATTCTCGCAGTCGAGTTGTACTCAAAGTAG
- the metK gene encoding methionine adenosyltransferase: protein MAENFIFSSESVTEGHPDKVADQISDAVLDAILREDPMGRVACEVMVSTGFVVAAGEISTKAVIDIQSIARQTINEIGYTRAKYGFDGDSCAVFTAIDEQSGDIAQGVDDAIEVRGKDLADGDIAKIGAGDQGMMFGYATNETKEFMPMPIALAHAMSRQLARVRKDGTLKYLRPDGKTQVSLRYENRKAVHADTIVVSTQHSPDASLKQIREDMIAHVITPIVPAELIDKDTRIFVNPTGRFVKGGPAADSGLTGRKIIVDTYGGWVPHGGGAFSGKDPTKVDRSGAYMTRYAAKNIVAAGLADECQIQVAYAIGVAEPVSLNVNTFGTAKIDEAKIAELLRECFDFRPAAIIRDLDLRKPQYRALASYGHMGRIDLPELPGWEKTDRAEALRKAAGL, encoded by the coding sequence ATGGCAGAGAACTTTATCTTTTCGTCCGAGTCAGTAACTGAGGGACACCCCGACAAGGTAGCGGATCAGATTTCCGACGCAGTGCTTGACGCGATTCTCCGTGAAGATCCGATGGGGCGCGTTGCGTGTGAGGTTATGGTGTCGACAGGATTTGTCGTTGCGGCCGGAGAAATCTCCACGAAGGCAGTTATCGACATCCAGAGCATTGCCCGTCAAACCATCAACGAAATAGGCTACACGAGGGCAAAATACGGCTTCGACGGAGATTCATGCGCGGTGTTCACTGCGATAGACGAGCAGTCAGGTGATATTGCGCAGGGAGTTGACGACGCAATCGAGGTGAGGGGCAAGGACTTGGCCGACGGCGACATAGCGAAGATCGGTGCAGGGGATCAGGGCATGATGTTCGGTTACGCGACGAACGAGACAAAAGAGTTCATGCCGATGCCGATAGCTCTCGCGCACGCAATGTCCCGCCAGCTCGCCCGTGTCCGCAAGGACGGAACGCTGAAGTACCTCAGGCCGGACGGAAAGACGCAGGTATCACTGCGTTACGAGAACAGGAAGGCAGTCCACGCAGACACTATCGTAGTGTCGACGCAGCACAGCCCTGACGCGAGCCTGAAGCAGATACGCGAGGACATGATAGCTCACGTTATTACGCCGATTGTCCCGGCCGAGCTCATCGACAAGGACACGAGAATTTTCGTGAACCCGACGGGACGCTTCGTGAAGGGCGGTCCTGCGGCGGACTCGGGACTGACGGGCAGGAAGATTATCGTCGACACTTACGGCGGCTGGGTGCCTCACGGAGGCGGGGCGTTCAGCGGCAAAGACCCCACGAAGGTGGACAGGAGCGGTGCGTACATGACGCGTTATGCGGCCAAGAACATCGTTGCGGCTGGGCTTGCTGACGAGTGCCAGATTCAGGTTGCGTACGCGATCGGAGTTGCTGAGCCCGTCTCCCTGAACGTCAACACGTTCGGCACGGCCAAGATTGATGAAGCAAAGATAGCGGAACTTCTGCGCGAGTGCTTCGACTTCAGGCCTGCGGCAATCATCAGAGACCTTGACCTCAGGAAGCCGCAGTACCGTGCTCTTGCGTCGTACGGGCACATGGGACGCATTGACCTGCCGGAGCTTCCGGGCTGGGAGAAGACTGACAGAGCAGAGGCTCTCAGGAAAGCAGCAGGATTGTAG
- a CDS encoding MBL fold metallo-hydrolase produces the protein MELTRRDFLKAGAVTVAAAAVANSIPSFAEEAAPGFEGKKKFAGIGSCRNVTEDVVYVGVSDRRIQLFENVYPIPRGVAYNSYVLLDEKTALVDTVDRSVTGQFFENLAAVLDGRELDYLIVNHMEPDHSSAISEVLVRYPKAKVVCTAAAAVILNQFFACDIAGRSVIVGEGDTLNTGRHTLTFVMAPMVHWPEVMMTYDNVSGILFSADAFGSFGALNGNLFADEVNFAKDWLPDARRYYCNIVGKYGPQVQAVLKKAGTVDIKILCPTHGPVWRKDLGWILDKYSKWSSYTPEDKAVMVVYGSVYGGTESAANAVAAKISQAGIADVAVYDVSKTHVSELIAEAFRCSHIVLASITYNMGIFTPMKNFLLDLEAHNLQGRTFAFIENGSWSPVSGKLMQEIVDKMKGCSVVGKTVTVKSSPSAKDSEALNTLAEAVASSVSGNTASPAAAASAPVKKKWVCTVCGYVYEGERLPEGYKCPVCGVGTDKFKEA, from the coding sequence ATGGAACTCACAAGGAGAGATTTCCTCAAGGCCGGAGCAGTAACCGTCGCCGCAGCGGCAGTAGCGAACAGCATACCGTCATTTGCGGAGGAAGCTGCGCCCGGCTTTGAGGGCAAGAAGAAATTTGCAGGCATAGGTAGCTGCCGTAACGTTACGGAAGATGTCGTGTATGTAGGAGTAAGCGACCGCAGAATACAGCTCTTCGAGAACGTTTACCCGATACCGCGCGGAGTGGCCTATAACTCGTACGTACTGCTTGACGAGAAGACTGCGCTCGTCGACACGGTAGACCGTTCCGTAACGGGACAGTTCTTCGAGAACCTTGCGGCAGTGCTCGACGGCCGGGAGCTCGACTACCTCATCGTCAACCACATGGAGCCTGACCACAGCTCCGCTATCTCGGAAGTTCTCGTGCGCTACCCTAAGGCAAAGGTAGTGTGCACAGCGGCCGCCGCAGTTATCCTCAACCAGTTCTTTGCGTGCGACATCGCGGGGAGGAGCGTGATCGTCGGCGAGGGAGACACCCTGAACACCGGCAGGCACACGCTTACGTTCGTGATGGCACCGATGGTTCACTGGCCGGAAGTCATGATGACGTACGACAACGTGTCGGGGATTCTGTTCTCGGCGGATGCTTTCGGGAGCTTCGGCGCGCTCAACGGGAATCTTTTCGCCGACGAGGTGAACTTCGCGAAGGACTGGCTTCCTGATGCGAGACGCTACTACTGCAACATTGTCGGGAAGTACGGCCCGCAGGTTCAGGCAGTCCTGAAGAAGGCGGGAACTGTGGACATCAAGATTCTTTGCCCGACGCACGGCCCTGTGTGGCGCAAGGACTTGGGGTGGATTCTCGACAAGTACAGCAAGTGGAGCAGCTACACTCCCGAAGACAAGGCAGTGATGGTAGTGTACGGCTCTGTTTACGGCGGGACGGAGAGCGCGGCTAATGCAGTTGCGGCCAAGATTTCGCAGGCGGGAATTGCTGATGTTGCGGTCTATGACGTGTCGAAGACCCACGTAAGCGAGCTGATAGCTGAGGCGTTCCGTTGCAGTCATATCGTCTTAGCCTCAATAACCTACAACATGGGCATCTTCACGCCGATGAAGAATTTTCTACTTGACCTCGAGGCACACAACCTGCAGGGCAGGACGTTTGCGTTCATCGAGAACGGCAGCTGGTCGCCTGTGTCAGGGAAGCTCATGCAGGAGATTGTTGATAAAATGAAGGGGTGCTCTGTCGTCGGCAAGACCGTAACGGTGAAGTCCTCCCCGTCGGCGAAGGACTCGGAAGCACTGAACACGCTCGCTGAGGCTGTGGCTTCGTCCGTCTCGGGGAACACGGCTTCCCCTGCGGCGGCAGCTTCAGCACCCGTGAAGAAGAAGTGGGTGTGCACTGTTTGCGGGTACGTCTACGAGGGCGAGAGATTGCCTGAGGGGTACAAGTGCCCGGTGTGCGGCGTAGGAACAGACAAGTTCAAGGAAGCGTAA
- a CDS encoding helix-turn-helix transcriptional regulator, with amino-acid sequence MSIGEQVRRYREAQHLTQEQLAEKVDVHPNTIRRWELSERTPNSAKLNDLSQALGVSVVDLMSEDDAPSIASDTEALPVKKVPTSSSRSSKWMLVYERDGERIELPPTEQGYSIINRIAEAMVKRPAMVTQTAVIA; translated from the coding sequence ATGAGTATTGGAGAACAGGTCAGAAGATATAGAGAAGCGCAGCACTTGACGCAGGAACAGCTTGCAGAAAAGGTAGATGTTCACCCCAATACAATAAGGAGATGGGAATTGTCGGAACGTACCCCGAACTCTGCAAAGCTAAATGATTTGAGTCAGGCACTGGGTGTGTCTGTCGTTGACTTGATGAGTGAAGATGATGCACCTAGTATTGCAAGCGACACTGAGGCTCTGCCCGTGAAGAAAGTTCCGACTTCCAGTTCACGAAGCAGCAAGTGGATGCTGGTGTACGAGCGCGACGGGGAGCGTATAGAATTGCCTCCTACTGAGCAGGGTTATAGCATTATAAACAGGATAGCTGAGGCTATGGTAAAACGCCCGGCTATGGTAACACAGACTGCAGTGATAGCGTAG
- a CDS encoding helix-turn-helix transcriptional regulator produces MRLRELRERLGISQEELAERVGCHSNTIRRWELGRREPRSSDIQKLCEILNCTEAELLSVSVKQEFEVKILMGVKSLTGLAGVEVASNSFFYGVEDDEPQIVMGGRVRIDTPELRAKARELILKKFDAACRMFDLKDKIEAEA; encoded by the coding sequence ATACGCTTACGAGAACTCAGGGAACGTTTAGGGATCTCGCAGGAGGAATTAGCTGAACGAGTCGGCTGCCATTCCAACACAATTCGTAGGTGGGAATTAGGGCGCAGAGAACCGCGAAGCAGCGACATTCAGAAGCTATGCGAAATCCTAAATTGTACGGAAGCAGAACTTTTGAGCGTATCAGTCAAGCAGGAGTTCGAGGTCAAGATATTAATGGGGGTGAAGAGTTTGACAGGTTTGGCAGGAGTCGAGGTCGCAAGCAACAGCTTCTTCTACGGCGTTGAGGATGACGAGCCCCAGATAGTTATGGGCGGAAGAGTCAGGATCGACACGCCGGAACTCAGAGCAAAGGCGCGCGAGTTGATCCTCAAGAAGTTTGACGCGGCTTGCAGGATGTTCGACCTCAAGGACAAGATTGAGGCTGAGGCTTAG
- a CDS encoding toxin-antitoxin system HicB family antitoxin, whose protein sequence is MTNKQNKTGEISYTIRFPPELHRSLRILAAYKDTSINKLIQDILSQAVEQARAQIPTL, encoded by the coding sequence TTGACGAACAAACAGAACAAAACGGGCGAAATCAGCTACACAATCAGGTTTCCGCCTGAATTGCACCGATCGCTGAGGATACTGGCGGCCTACAAAGATACATCCATCAACAAGCTGATACAGGACATCCTCAGTCAGGCAGTTGAACAGGCCCGTGCTCAGATTCCCACTTTGTGA
- a CDS encoding Arc family DNA-binding protein, whose translation MSGVQISQVRWPVELYEWLQERAYRRRQSINKTIIEVVEIAKKQEEVK comes from the coding sequence TTGAGCGGAGTACAAATATCGCAGGTACGCTGGCCTGTTGAGCTTTATGAATGGTTGCAGGAAAGAGCGTACAGAAGACGGCAGAGCATTAACAAGACAATCATCGAAGTAGTAGAGATCGCAAAGAAACAAGAGGAGGTGAAGTAA